A portion of the Bacillus sp. es.034 genome contains these proteins:
- a CDS encoding class I SAM-dependent methyltransferase, whose amino-acid sequence MPKTSINPASMSYVDLLSYIEEVNRCPGGKRSINNILSKALLPDNAQILEIGSNTGFTSIEIAKMKKCKVVGIDVNPQAVEKSKYLLSKEPQFIQDRVSFQVGDAADLKFEDNQFDLVVTGGANTFIPEHDREKALSEYRRVLKPYGLLSVTHLFYHKNVPQEVLNNLKEVLGFEVKPWTKYYWLDLLLKSGLELYSFEETEMQARSSDVLQSFTSSLIDSSPALADFDSETKESFNKRWFEIMNVFNENHRYLSFMTVLLRNQYVDEQQELFLEKGTIDPWNLTGPKLWGGDN is encoded by the coding sequence ATGCCCAAAACTTCAATCAACCCAGCTTCCATGTCTTATGTAGATCTGTTGTCTTACATAGAGGAAGTAAACAGATGCCCAGGTGGCAAACGTTCCATCAACAACATATTATCTAAAGCATTGTTACCTGATAACGCTCAAATTTTAGAGATTGGATCTAACACTGGATTTACTTCTATCGAAATTGCCAAAATGAAAAAATGTAAAGTAGTCGGAATTGATGTAAACCCTCAGGCCGTTGAAAAATCCAAATACCTTTTATCTAAAGAACCTCAATTCATTCAAGATAGGGTTTCTTTCCAAGTAGGAGATGCAGCGGATCTTAAATTTGAAGATAACCAGTTTGACCTGGTTGTAACAGGAGGGGCCAATACATTCATTCCTGAGCATGACCGGGAGAAAGCCTTATCCGAGTATAGAAGAGTGCTCAAACCTTATGGTCTCTTATCAGTTACTCACTTGTTCTATCATAAAAACGTTCCTCAAGAGGTTCTGAATAACCTAAAAGAAGTATTAGGCTTTGAGGTAAAACCTTGGACTAAATATTACTGGTTAGACTTGCTCCTTAAATCGGGACTTGAGCTATATTCATTTGAAGAAACAGAGATGCAGGCTCGTTCTTCCGATGTATTACAATCATTCACTTCAAGCTTGATTGATAGCTCACCAGCACTTGCAGATTTTGATTCTGAAACAAAAGAAAGCTTCAATAAACGATGGTTTGAGATCATGAATGTGTTCAATGAAAATCATCGTTATCTATCCTTTATGACGGTTCTCCTTAGGAATCAGTATGTTGATGAGCAACAAGAATTATTCTTAGAAAAGGGTACAATCGATCCATGGAATCTTACCGGACCAAAGTTATGGGGAGGGGACAATTAA
- a CDS encoding MFS transporter has protein sequence MKFRELHPNIRLRVAETFFSDTISGMIFPFMAIYFAQKLGAGLTGLLLTVNITIGIVASFYGGYISDKIGRKKLWAYSEIARFLAVAIMAFVNSPFIHSDQTAALVTIGMLLISNICMGFSGPAASAMLIDVSTPDNRNFMYSVTFWSNNMAAALGSLLGGFLFKDYLFELFAFLAVAHLISAIVVTFFITETYVPNKEGTLQKVSVAKDIIQKYSVVLKDKLFLLFTVAYLLIVSLEFQLPNYIGIKLSESMEPQSIVPFLNFEIDGINALGILRAENTIIIVIFMFFINRLVSRFKNKHVWLIGFSLFSVGYVAISISNNAAILILFMLIASIGELMYYAPHKSYLAVLPPDHLRSSYIAVNDLVIRLSYLIAYLSISLSAFLPPVVMTAIFAMMAVGGMSIFIKILPSLEAKNEMARDQIA, from the coding sequence ATGAAATTTAGAGAACTTCATCCAAATATAAGACTGAGGGTCGCTGAAACCTTTTTTTCTGACACTATCTCAGGGATGATATTTCCTTTCATGGCCATCTATTTTGCTCAGAAACTGGGTGCAGGATTAACGGGTCTGCTATTAACGGTCAATATTACGATCGGGATCGTTGCAAGCTTCTATGGAGGATATATCTCTGACAAAATAGGAAGAAAAAAATTATGGGCTTATTCCGAAATAGCCCGGTTCCTAGCCGTCGCCATCATGGCTTTTGTTAATAGCCCCTTCATTCATTCAGATCAAACGGCTGCTTTGGTTACCATTGGGATGCTGTTGATTTCAAACATCTGTATGGGGTTTTCGGGGCCGGCTGCAAGTGCCATGCTGATTGACGTAAGTACTCCCGATAACCGGAATTTCATGTATAGTGTGACGTTCTGGTCCAATAACATGGCAGCAGCTCTGGGAAGTCTACTGGGAGGGTTTCTCTTTAAAGATTACCTTTTCGAATTGTTTGCTTTCTTAGCTGTTGCCCATTTAATTTCTGCTATAGTCGTTACCTTCTTTATCACAGAGACGTATGTGCCGAATAAGGAAGGAACTTTGCAAAAAGTTAGTGTTGCAAAAGATATTATCCAGAAATACAGCGTTGTGTTAAAAGACAAGCTATTTCTTTTGTTTACGGTGGCCTATTTACTTATCGTTTCTCTGGAGTTCCAGCTGCCGAATTACATTGGAATTAAACTTAGTGAGAGTATGGAACCCCAAAGCATCGTGCCATTTTTAAACTTTGAGATTGATGGGATTAATGCCCTTGGGATTTTAAGAGCTGAAAATACCATTATCATCGTCATATTTATGTTTTTTATTAACAGACTCGTTAGCAGATTTAAGAACAAACACGTATGGCTAATTGGATTCTCTTTATTCTCAGTAGGTTATGTTGCCATATCGATAAGTAATAATGCAGCCATCCTTATCTTGTTTATGCTGATCGCATCGATCGGTGAATTGATGTATTATGCGCCGCATAAGTCTTATCTTGCGGTGTTACCGCCGGATCATCTCAGAAGCTCGTATATTGCCGTTAATGATTTAGTTATCCGGTTATCCTATTTGATTGCTTATTTAAGCATATCCTTAAGTGCTTTTTTGCCGCCTGTTGTGATGACAGCGATCTTTGCCATGATGGCTGTTGGAGGAATGTCGATATTTATCAAAATATTGCCTTCTCTTGAAGCAAAGAATGAGATGGCGAGAGACCAAATTGCGTAA
- a CDS encoding HAD hydrolase family protein, giving the protein MNFVFDLDGTICFKGMPISKSIMDLLFELQDSEHSICFASARPWRDMLPVLDRRFHDNLLVGANGAMIVKGNQLDHVEGIPVRLAERIISLLEEFHADYLIDDTWNYAHNLSLDNPFLKNVDINGLASRVGVNEVKCFVKIVVLNCLDFSALSKYLQQLDVTIHYHSTEGILDLTYKQVNKMSGLIKTSFDSTDFICFGNDLNDKKLFEKATHSVLIGELPQLKLLAKEYISVDDKIEERIVRKVKELIEK; this is encoded by the coding sequence ATGAATTTTGTGTTTGATCTGGATGGGACGATTTGCTTTAAAGGAATGCCAATATCAAAGAGTATCATGGATCTCTTGTTTGAATTGCAGGATTCAGAACATTCGATTTGCTTTGCTTCAGCAAGGCCGTGGAGAGACATGTTGCCAGTACTGGATAGAAGGTTTCATGATAACTTATTAGTTGGTGCAAATGGAGCCATGATTGTTAAAGGAAATCAATTAGACCATGTTGAAGGGATCCCTGTCAGACTAGCTGAAAGGATTATAAGTTTATTGGAGGAATTTCATGCTGATTACCTAATCGATGACACCTGGAACTATGCTCATAACTTGTCTCTGGATAACCCGTTCTTAAAGAATGTAGATATCAATGGACTTGCGTCTAGAGTCGGAGTAAATGAGGTGAAATGCTTTGTGAAAATAGTTGTGTTGAATTGTCTTGACTTCTCAGCATTATCGAAATATCTTCAACAATTAGATGTTACGATCCATTATCATTCAACAGAGGGGATATTGGACTTAACTTATAAACAAGTAAATAAAATGAGTGGTTTAATAAAGACGAGTTTTGATTCTACGGATTTTATCTGTTTCGGAAATGATCTTAATGACAAGAAATTATTTGAGAAGGCGACACATTCTGTACTAATAGGGGAGCTTCCCCAATTGAAACTGTTGGCAAAGGAATATATTTCTGTTGATGATAAAATAGAAGAGAGAATAGTAAGGAAGGTTAAAGAATTGATAGAAAAGTAG
- a CDS encoding asparagine synthetase A, with translation MSTSIKEKLMPPKSWLNTDSHYKIALQNEWYKKLVILQDEINHSSWEFFRKKGIRTVSLPITTGSVTSPMGLGSDSLPVKINLEGVETYLSDSMQFHLEYLLRYLEDGVHYIMPSFRGELADQRHLCQFYHSEAEIMGSLEDVIHLVNEYIYNLCSDLLERIPDLIEEFAGTLDHVHSIVNKKMVIPTITFEEAAKILEDKPEYIEHHQEGFRTITSDGEKKLIEIYGGMLWVSHYDYISVPFYQAVEETGKYAKNADLLFGIGEVVGAGERHVNAIETRDSLEMHGLSEAEYEWYVYMKEKHPLKTSGFGMGIERFLLWLTQQDDIRDFQVIPRFNGITINP, from the coding sequence ATGAGTACTTCCATTAAGGAAAAGTTGATGCCGCCTAAATCCTGGTTAAATACTGATTCCCATTACAAAATTGCATTACAAAATGAATGGTATAAAAAGCTTGTGATCCTACAAGACGAGATCAATCATTCTTCTTGGGAATTCTTCAGAAAGAAAGGCATCCGAACCGTCAGCTTGCCTATTACAACGGGCTCAGTGACGAGCCCTATGGGACTAGGAAGTGATTCCCTACCGGTTAAGATCAACCTTGAAGGTGTTGAAACCTACTTATCTGATTCTATGCAATTCCACCTTGAGTATCTATTAAGATATTTAGAAGATGGCGTTCACTACATCATGCCTTCTTTTAGAGGAGAGCTCGCAGACCAACGTCATTTATGTCAGTTTTATCATAGTGAAGCAGAGATTATGGGTAGTTTAGAAGATGTCATCCATTTAGTAAATGAATACATCTATAACCTATGTTCGGATTTACTTGAGCGCATCCCTGATTTAATAGAAGAATTTGCAGGAACGCTAGATCACGTACACAGTATTGTAAATAAGAAAATGGTCATTCCAACCATTACGTTCGAAGAAGCGGCGAAAATTCTTGAAGACAAACCGGAGTACATTGAACACCATCAAGAGGGGTTCAGAACGATTACATCTGACGGTGAGAAGAAGTTGATTGAAATATACGGCGGTATGCTATGGGTAAGCCATTATGATTACATATCGGTGCCATTTTACCAAGCTGTTGAGGAAACAGGTAAATACGCTAAAAATGCAGATTTACTTTTCGGCATTGGCGAAGTAGTTGGAGCTGGAGAAAGGCATGTAAATGCTATTGAAACCAGAGACTCCCTTGAAATGCATGGACTGAGTGAAGCTGAATATGAGTGGTATGTATACATGAAGGAAAAGCATCCTTTAAAAACCTCTGGATTTGGAATGGGGATTGAGCGTTTTCTTTTATGGCTGACCCAACAGGACGACATTCGTGACTTCCAAGTCATCCCAAGATTTAATGGGATAACCATCAACCCTTGA
- the galE gene encoding UDP-glucose 4-epimerase GalE, whose amino-acid sequence MTILITGGAGYIGSHTLKYFLDQNEEVVVVDNLQSGNRDAVDIEHFYEIDLRDKEALSDIFKTHTIEGVIHFAANSLVGESMEKPFEYYHNNVYGMLCLLDVMKENNVNKIVFSSTAATYGEPKNIPILEEDETNPTNTYGETKLAMEKMMKWFDQAYGIHYVSLRYFNAAGAHESGTIGEDHDPETHLIPLILEVPLEKREKIYIFGNDYETADGTCVRDYIHVMDLASAHYKALEYLREDHDSNVFNLGNGNGYSVKEVIDVARKVTGHEIPSELKERRSGDPAVLIASSDKAQSLLGWHPQFDSLEKIIGDAWNWHREHPKGY is encoded by the coding sequence GTGACGATTTTAATAACAGGCGGAGCAGGATATATAGGCTCCCACACATTAAAGTACTTCTTAGATCAAAACGAAGAAGTCGTTGTAGTAGACAATTTACAGAGTGGTAATAGGGACGCGGTGGATATTGAACATTTCTATGAGATCGACCTTAGGGATAAAGAAGCTCTATCCGATATTTTTAAAACTCATACTATTGAAGGGGTCATCCACTTTGCGGCCAATTCTTTGGTTGGAGAAAGTATGGAAAAGCCTTTTGAATATTATCACAACAATGTTTATGGGATGCTTTGTCTTTTGGACGTGATGAAAGAAAACAACGTCAACAAAATCGTATTTTCTTCCACAGCGGCTACATATGGAGAACCGAAGAATATTCCGATTCTTGAAGAGGATGAAACAAACCCAACCAATACATATGGTGAAACAAAGTTAGCCATGGAGAAAATGATGAAATGGTTCGATCAGGCCTATGGGATTCATTATGTTTCACTTCGATACTTTAATGCAGCAGGGGCACATGAGAGTGGAACGATAGGAGAAGATCATGATCCAGAAACTCATTTAATCCCTCTAATCCTCGAAGTACCCCTTGAAAAGAGAGAGAAGATTTATATATTCGGAAATGATTATGAAACAGCTGATGGAACATGTGTGAGAGATTATATTCATGTAATGGATTTAGCATCTGCTCATTATAAAGCGCTGGAATATTTAAGGGAAGATCATGATAGCAATGTGTTTAATCTTGGGAATGGAAACGGGTATTCTGTTAAGGAAGTAATTGATGTGGCGAGGAAAGTAACCGGACATGAAATCCCTTCAGAGCTAAAAGAAAGACGTTCCGGAGATCCAGCGGTGTTGATTGCTTCTTCGGATAAAGCTCAGAGTTTACTAGGCTGGCATCCACAGTTTGATTCTTTGGAGAAGATCATTGGGGATGCTTGGAATTGGCACAGAGAGCATCCAAAGGGATACTAA
- a CDS encoding helix-turn-helix domain-containing protein, with product MNTKQLGAMIKDLRKKVGLTQKELAAGICTQAQISNIENGELNISSIMLYNLCKKMGVEMNYFFDLSSTHKDERIVSVKDLIRKLIRKRDYHSIAYIINKEKESQEFKSIDDKQFLLWHEGICDYYIEGNAEQAISKLEKSIELTNSNQENYTEREIEVLNSIAIILTEKRRYEEALVIFKNAVNHLDILPSTEDENIKPRILYGMSKCLTDMKKFKDSLHYSKLGKQICIDNQTLYLLGEFLYQIGRNYISLSNKKMGMDYLNQAISLFKIQDNYKFADIIISELEEMEIMY from the coding sequence ATGAATACAAAACAACTGGGAGCAATGATTAAAGACCTACGAAAAAAAGTAGGATTAACTCAGAAAGAACTGGCAGCAGGAATTTGTACACAAGCACAAATCAGTAATATTGAAAATGGTGAGTTGAACATATCAAGTATCATGCTATACAATTTATGCAAAAAAATGGGCGTAGAAATGAACTATTTCTTTGACCTGTCCTCCACCCACAAAGATGAGCGAATCGTTTCAGTTAAGGACTTAATTAGAAAGCTCATAAGGAAAAGAGACTATCATTCCATCGCTTATATAATTAATAAAGAAAAAGAAAGTCAAGAATTCAAAAGCATTGATGACAAGCAATTCCTCCTCTGGCACGAAGGCATTTGTGATTACTATATTGAAGGGAATGCAGAACAGGCTATTTCGAAGTTAGAGAAATCCATTGAGTTAACAAACTCAAATCAAGAAAATTATACAGAAAGAGAAATCGAAGTACTGAACAGCATTGCCATCATATTAACCGAAAAAAGAAGATACGAGGAAGCCTTAGTTATTTTCAAAAATGCAGTTAATCACTTAGACATACTCCCTAGTACTGAAGATGAGAATATTAAACCCAGGATTCTATACGGGATGAGTAAATGTCTGACAGATATGAAAAAATTCAAAGATTCGCTGCATTATTCAAAGTTAGGTAAGCAAATATGTATAGACAACCAAACTTTGTATCTACTCGGGGAATTTCTGTATCAAATCGGACGTAATTATATATCATTATCCAATAAAAAGATGGGGATGGATTATCTCAATCAGGCCATATCCCTCTTTAAAATACAGGATAATTATAAATTTGCAGATATTATTATAAGTGAATTGGAAGAAATGGAAATTATGTATTGA
- a CDS encoding alanine--tRNA ligase-related protein: MIEIASVEEVEAAYVKFYKERGYRIYGNKPILSKDDPTLLLVNSTIALFKDAINNREFIPDTAQVQDCFRANGDLDNPAMMLYFKMVGNVAMIDSIDKVLNDFISFLTDICKIPSERIYGVIREDDTDLQRAWKTSPLRENLEKVSVGEALQYSTRWTYGEGYNFTGRGLTIVCDNPSIPSCGSHCDIKCPCDKYLQLGNLIIVESEEHENKYLDLGFGLERIAAYQSNNETYQLPEFQVLINELIGIGLGEAESKKIINLVRGAFKLIDVGVVPANKKEGYILKSIIRHLANELICHGGKEFKKLNDTYHSVYKVLEGFDNEINSNNNEWIVNEINKYINSIGKGINQAKKYIKKNKNQDKRLMKKELTSTYGIPLFLIEDLIKEIEELTLA, encoded by the coding sequence ATGATAGAGATTGCATCAGTTGAAGAGGTAGAAGCTGCTTATGTAAAGTTTTATAAAGAAAGAGGATACAGAATATATGGAAACAAACCTATATTGTCTAAGGATGATCCCACCCTTCTATTAGTGAATTCTACAATCGCGTTGTTTAAAGATGCCATTAATAATAGAGAATTCATTCCTGATACTGCTCAGGTGCAAGATTGCTTCAGGGCGAATGGTGACCTAGATAATCCAGCTATGATGCTCTATTTCAAAATGGTGGGGAATGTAGCTATGATAGACTCGATAGATAAAGTACTAAACGATTTCATTTCTTTTTTAACCGATATATGTAAGATTCCTTCTGAACGAATATACGGAGTAATAAGAGAAGACGATACAGATTTACAACGGGCATGGAAGACATCTCCCTTAAGAGAAAACCTAGAAAAGGTTAGTGTAGGGGAAGCTCTTCAATACTCAACCAGGTGGACATATGGAGAAGGGTATAACTTTACCGGGAGAGGGTTGACGATTGTATGCGATAATCCCTCCATTCCTAGTTGCGGTTCCCACTGCGATATTAAATGTCCTTGTGACAAATATCTTCAGCTTGGAAACCTGATTATCGTTGAGAGTGAAGAACATGAGAACAAATATCTTGATCTTGGGTTCGGCCTAGAAAGGATAGCTGCTTATCAATCGAATAATGAGACTTATCAATTACCAGAATTTCAAGTGTTGATTAATGAATTAATTGGCATAGGTTTGGGAGAGGCAGAATCGAAGAAAATTATTAATCTAGTAAGAGGTGCCTTTAAACTCATCGATGTAGGAGTTGTGCCTGCTAATAAAAAGGAAGGGTATATCCTAAAATCGATTATTCGACATCTAGCAAATGAATTAATTTGTCACGGAGGGAAGGAATTCAAGAAGTTGAATGATACTTACCACTCGGTATATAAAGTATTAGAAGGATTTGATAACGAGATAAATTCGAACAATAATGAATGGATTGTGAACGAAATAAACAAATATATTAATAGTATCGGAAAGGGAATAAACCAGGCAAAGAAATATATAAAGAAAAATAAAAACCAAGATAAACGCCTAATGAAGAAGGAATTAACTTCTACTTATGGTATACCGCTATTTTTAATAGAAGATTTAATCAAGGAAATCGAAGAATTGACTTTAGCCTGA
- a CDS encoding ATP-grasp domain-containing protein, translating into MKKTLLSFGYKEEVVKACKRLGMDIVSLVDPWDKPEYLPACEEGESRVFTQDNTKNELILSALAREGKLSFESVISPFETTLVSSSFLSGVVSKPFIDPMVAIAFRDKYYQKKLLRGTVPVAQSWHIDDVAKMKVNEEYPFPIIFKPVAGAGTAHTYKVHDQGELEEIAAKHIEDKSLPQSMVIEEYIEGEEWHVDGWMSKGELQLFAISKYGAPLINIQKGALVQSITLRPEVHKDLYSRLDIFLSKTLKTLGLKDGVFHLELFYNKETEEITFSECGARIGGGMIAQKFKHMFNIDIVEVLIKLSIGEKVTVNKKTGTKEYTGWVYLPSISPDTKELPSKSSMKEQAGVVEVHYNWKPGQKMPDTRLSTVQRTGMVLVSGESEHQVNERMKNIVQYFVDMTSAVPS; encoded by the coding sequence ATGAAAAAGACTTTATTAAGTTTTGGTTATAAAGAAGAAGTGGTGAAAGCGTGTAAACGTTTAGGGATGGATATTGTGTCTCTTGTGGATCCATGGGACAAACCTGAGTATCTGCCGGCTTGTGAAGAAGGAGAAAGTCGGGTCTTTACTCAGGATAATACAAAGAATGAGTTAATTTTAAGTGCACTGGCAAGAGAAGGTAAGCTATCATTTGAGTCGGTTATTTCACCTTTTGAAACAACGTTAGTAAGCTCATCCTTTTTAAGTGGTGTGGTTTCAAAACCATTTATTGATCCGATGGTCGCAATTGCATTCAGGGATAAATATTATCAGAAGAAATTATTGCGAGGTACCGTGCCGGTAGCGCAATCCTGGCATATTGATGATGTGGCAAAGATGAAGGTCAATGAAGAATACCCCTTTCCAATTATCTTTAAGCCGGTAGCAGGAGCAGGCACAGCTCACACGTACAAAGTTCATGACCAAGGGGAACTAGAGGAAATCGCAGCTAAGCATATTGAAGATAAGAGCTTGCCCCAAAGCATGGTGATCGAGGAGTACATTGAAGGAGAAGAGTGGCATGTGGACGGCTGGATGTCCAAGGGGGAACTTCAATTATTCGCCATATCCAAATACGGGGCACCTCTTATTAATATTCAAAAAGGAGCGCTGGTACAAAGTATCACTCTGCGCCCTGAAGTTCATAAAGATCTATATAGCCGACTTGATATTTTCTTATCCAAAACGCTAAAAACTCTGGGTTTAAAAGACGGAGTGTTCCACTTAGAGTTATTCTACAATAAGGAGACAGAAGAAATCACCTTCAGCGAATGTGGAGCGAGAATTGGAGGGGGAATGATTGCACAGAAGTTCAAGCACATGTTCAATATTGATATTGTTGAAGTGCTCATTAAACTGTCAATCGGAGAAAAAGTGACTGTAAATAAAAAGACGGGTACGAAAGAGTACACCGGCTGGGTTTACTTGCCTTCTATCTCTCCCGACACGAAAGAATTGCCGAGTAAATCCAGTATGAAGGAACAGGCTGGTGTTGTAGAGGTTCATTATAATTGGAAGCCTGGTCAAAAGATGCCTGATACAAGGCTTAGTACCGTTCAGCGCACAGGGATGGTTCTGGTTTCAGGAGAAAGTGAGCATCAAGTTAATGAAAGAATGAAGAACATTGTTCAATACTTTGTTGATATGACCAGCGCTGTACCTTCTTGA
- a CDS encoding alanine--tRNA ligase encodes MKKYTSKEIRTKYFDFFKQKEHKIISDYSIVPENDPTVLFTTAGMQPLVPYLLGEPHPQGTRIANVQRCIRTGDIEDVGDDTHGTFFEMLGNWSLGDYFKQESIRWSWEFLTSPEWLGIPKEKLYFTVFEGDEDAPRDEESFKLWKSLGVPEDHLFFMPKEENWWGPAGSTGPCGPDTEMFYDTGKPYCSIDCDPSCSCGKYVEIWNNVFMEYFKNENGDYNFLSQKNVDTGMGMERILIALNGGTIYDTDLFSGIVNITKELSGKQKFSEKDQLSIKIVSDHLRTSTFILGDRQGVTPSNTDQGYVLRRLIRRATRHAKLLEIQDGKIADICKVVIKQYQDIYPELLHNKNRILEQIVLEEQKFNRTIQQGMKEFEKVVTKMSNRTKIDGKTAFKLYDTYGFPVELTLELAKEKGLGIDMKEYNLHFENHRKQSQLGAEKKFKGGLADNSVETARLHTATHLLHQSLREILGDSVEQKGSNITTERLRFDFSFDRKVTKDELKRIEDLVNQEISKNHSIKSEQLSVDVAKQEGAIGLFSSKYDEVVTVYSIGDFSKEICGGPHADHTGELGKFKIKKEESSSSGVRRIKAVLC; translated from the coding sequence GTGAAGAAATATACTTCTAAAGAAATACGCACGAAATATTTTGATTTTTTTAAGCAGAAAGAACATAAAATTATTTCTGATTATTCAATCGTTCCGGAGAATGATCCCACTGTACTGTTTACCACGGCTGGAATGCAGCCGTTAGTGCCTTATCTGTTGGGAGAGCCTCACCCCCAAGGGACAAGAATAGCCAATGTTCAAAGATGTATAAGAACAGGAGATATTGAAGATGTAGGAGACGATACCCATGGTACGTTCTTTGAGATGTTAGGAAATTGGTCGCTTGGTGATTACTTTAAGCAGGAATCAATCAGATGGAGCTGGGAGTTTCTAACCTCGCCGGAATGGCTCGGCATTCCGAAAGAAAAGTTGTACTTTACCGTATTTGAAGGTGATGAAGATGCTCCAAGAGATGAGGAATCATTCAAGTTGTGGAAGAGCTTGGGGGTACCGGAGGACCATCTGTTCTTTATGCCAAAAGAAGAAAATTGGTGGGGGCCTGCCGGAAGTACCGGTCCTTGTGGACCTGATACAGAGATGTTTTATGATACAGGGAAGCCATATTGTTCGATTGATTGTGACCCATCTTGCAGCTGCGGGAAATACGTTGAAATTTGGAATAATGTATTCATGGAATATTTTAAGAATGAAAATGGGGATTATAACTTTTTGTCCCAAAAGAACGTTGATACTGGGATGGGGATGGAACGAATCTTAATCGCATTGAACGGGGGCACCATTTACGATACGGACTTGTTTTCTGGCATAGTAAACATTACGAAGGAACTTTCTGGGAAACAAAAATTTAGTGAGAAAGATCAGCTCTCTATAAAGATTGTCTCTGATCACTTGCGGACTTCCACATTTATCTTGGGTGACAGGCAGGGGGTAACTCCATCCAATACTGATCAAGGCTATGTTCTGAGAAGGTTAATCAGAAGAGCAACCAGACATGCAAAGTTACTTGAAATCCAAGATGGGAAAATTGCAGACATTTGCAAAGTGGTCATCAAGCAATATCAAGACATCTACCCTGAACTCCTTCACAACAAGAATAGGATATTGGAACAAATCGTGCTTGAAGAGCAGAAATTCAACCGAACGATCCAGCAGGGGATGAAAGAGTTTGAGAAAGTCGTCACAAAAATGAGTAATCGCACTAAAATTGACGGTAAAACAGCATTCAAATTATACGATACATATGGCTTCCCGGTTGAATTGACGTTGGAGCTTGCCAAGGAAAAAGGGTTGGGAATAGACATGAAAGAATATAACCTTCACTTCGAAAACCATCGTAAGCAGTCACAGTTGGGTGCTGAAAAGAAATTTAAAGGAGGTTTGGCTGATAACTCGGTTGAAACAGCGAGGCTTCATACTGCCACCCATTTATTGCATCAATCATTGCGTGAAATACTAGGGGATTCTGTTGAACAAAAGGGTAGCAATATTACAACTGAGCGCCTACGATTTGATTTCTCTTTTGATCGAAAAGTCACTAAGGACGAGCTTAAACGAATAGAAGATTTAGTTAATCAGGAAATCAGTAAAAATCATTCCATTAAGAGTGAACAACTATCGGTGGATGTAGCGAAGCAAGAAGGTGCGATCGGCCTGTTCTCATCTAAATATGATGAGGTTGTAACAGTTTATTCTATTGGAGATTTCTCGAAGGAAATTTGTGGGGGGCCTCATGCAGATCATACTGGGGAACTTGGTAAGTTTAAAATTAAAAAAGAAGAAAGTTCTTCTAGTGGTGTACGACGAATAAAAGCTGTTCTTTGTTGA